AAATTCCCATGAACCGGATTCGATATTCACAGCACGATTTTTCATAGACGTTATGGTCGAACTTTGCTATACTCACAACCCGGCAGCTCAACACGTACATAAAAAACGTCAAACAGGAAGCACCGACATCACCAGCCAATAAACAGACTATGTCTATTCATACCACTCAAACTATCACACGCATACGAGATACTCTGCCTCTTCATTCATCCAACTATATCAACAACAATTACCCTGAGAGTAAAATGAACAACTTACGTACATTCGTCCACCATTCAATACCAGGAAGTAGAGACATCAAGCAATTCGTCGTTCAGAGATTCTCGGCCAGCCACGAGGACGGCCtactttccaattttttaaaatcgccTCTCGAATTCTTCGCCAAATCTAATTCTTCGCACTCTTTGTTCAActcagaattttcaaattttctgtaccctttctttttcctttctgttgTCTCTGTTTGAAAATCCAACTACAAGATTCttattaataaattctaattcaaatctATTCGATTCACGAAACGAAGGATCGCGAGACGAAGACACTCGGATGTAAAGATTTTACGTGATACGGGATTATCGTTAAGAATTCTTATGTCTGCGTGTCCGATTGACAACGAAGATCGAACAACGCGTCGAAGTCGCGATTCTCAGACCCTCGAGAAGTGACAGAATCGCCGCTGGGTCCGTTCTGCGCGCTGTCAAGCGCAATACTGCCAGACCCGATCGTCGATGGCAACGCACCAGCTCGAAAATACGTGTATTCTAATACGCCAATCGGATCTAAGACCATGACCGCGACGGAACACGCCGATTTACCTGCCCATTGATAGCCGGTGTGCACGATAAGGAACCGGTGCAACCGTTTTTCGCtcaattttatgcaatttttctGAGATACAAGCGTCATTCACTGGTTTCATTGGCATCTCGATTTCATCGATCGATTATCGTGCATATCGCGTATATGATGGTGTTTGGTAAACTGTTGGATGAATCGGTTGGATTGTTGTTTTTAaacagtatataaaatatttaacacaaaccacagagaaaaaaagagaatccAAATAGCAAATCTAACATTTAGTAATTTATTGCGATTTATTCTGATTTATTCTgatttatttcgatttattcTGATTTATTCCGATAATCCGTGCACATCGTTCCTGTTCGAATCggaagtgaaattgaaattaatcgtTCGATCGCATTCGTATAACGGTATCGCGAGGTTGTAGGATTATTTTATCTGTCTGGTGTCAGTTGCCTGGCGAACAGGTAGCAGATTTCTGCAACTTTTCATCACGACGAGTTGCGAATCCTTGACACACATCATTATGCCGTTATTAAGGCAGGATAAGCACACCATATAGCGGATTCGAAACGGATGGATTCACCATTAATGGTGATACGTCGTGAGGGATCAACATACTACGTACGTATGGGTTCGTGACTTTTtcatctcttttatttcttcttctcctaTTAAACTATCAGGcgtatgaaataattttgtcgCTAGTTTACATCCCTAGGTTTGCGTTATGTGTTTAATTTCTTCGTTAACTTGCGAAAGATATGAAGTCACGTGTCATCCAAGTAATTTCATAGTCTCGCGTTCATATTTGTAATTTCAGATTCTCTATGACTCTCAAATTTCTACGTGCGAATCTCGCTTCTGTTTTGACAAACAAGAGGCGCAAATTACGGTGCCATAAATAGTGTCTTACCTCTGACACTGAAACTAATAGACTATGCTCTGCGTCAACGCTTCATTACTTTTATGGTACAAATGAACATGATAAAATTTAGATCAGTCGACGATCTAAAATGGAGGTTTCCGACGCTGtttgaaattagaaataaaaattgaattatcgaGGGAACGGCAGAACTTTCCAATACATCTAACATTTACTATTATATTTACTATTATACTTATCTACTATTGTATTTCAAAGTGTACACGCACGAGTTATCAGGCAAAAGTCAATGAAAGAACTAATGTgcaattatttactttttatcagAGCTATTAAATCTTActtgaaaggaaaataaaaattaacaataattaaaaataatatacgaaACTTAATTTCATCTTGTGCAAAGATTGAATCATTTTTAACAATAATCCTTTTCATCTTGGACAGCGATAAAACAATttggattttaatattaattggaattttaaatatcgtagCTTTCTCACACACTGACATCGTGAGTCATAGATGGTAGAGCCGAATTATTTCACGACATAGCAGTATTTGCTCTCAGAATTGTTCTCATTTCGATTACCCTTGAATGCATAGTTAGCACGCTATGAAGAGAAATCTGTGTTTCTGATGTAATCGATAAAACACAAACTAGAATTATCTAAGAGATTATACATTTCAGAGAAGGGACAGATTATTTcattcaatatatatttatatttcatcgcTTAAATAAATTGACAATCTATAATTATCTCAGATTAACCACCATGTTACTCAAAATATGTATGTCGATAATCGCTTTTCAAATATCTTACTTAAATATTACCCGACGCTGTCATTGTTGGTCTAATCTTAATTGTGAAGAATCGTTCCTTTAAATATAACTTTTCCGTTAGATAATCGATGGTGTTCTTTATTATTCTTGTTGAAGTAAACGCTTGTATCAGCAATGTTTTTCCATCGTATCAGCTAATTTAGATACATTTTAGCGACGAAGGAAAAATTCAGATATTTTCTCTTGAATCTTTTAGAACAGTAAAGCGACAGATCCATTGCGCCGCGCCGTTTACTTGCAAAAGTAGGACGTTGCGAAATTTGCTTCTAGGGATACTCTAGGCGTCCCTTTCCCATGTTGCCTTTGATTGATAGTGTGTACTTGTCAAGGAATGTATgggtatttgaaaaatatattgcgATTATGACTACCGATAAAAATGTTTCGTGGCTATATAGGGTATATAATCATGCTGAAAGTATACTATAATCTATAATGATTACAGGATAATTAACTGTATTGTGTAAATTATGCAATAATTATGTTGATGTATGCGTGAGAGTAAAGATTTTGTCTAACACGTTGAATGCCATGGGAGTCACCGGTGACCGGCGCATCAAGAttaatagaaatacataatttgaataaatgtcaatagttatacattttttagtATTACTATCGTTACTACaatagtgtgacgaaattaatgcagttaacaaacatataaaaatagttttatttatacatgaaatatagatCTATTATGTGTGTCGAACATAGGAAAAACCGCTTTTACTTTAGTGAACAATAATCCTAAGAAACGTTTGAAAGATGTTTGATGGCAATTAAGGACCTTGACAGTAAAGTAACACATGTTAAATATTGTGACGGTCCTTTAGGTTTATGGTAGGTCCtgtgacgtaacaatataaaacaattatttagCAATGCAAAAAAACAACGAGATAATTGATAACCGGAAAAAATAGATGAATCGAGCAAAATTGCACTACAGCGCTACGGAGTCACCGGTAATCTCAGtgagataaatttattaatgatgaTTATACACCAAAACTATATCTCTTGtaggtaatatttcaacattatatgtatcgcataataaaaaattcatcgtgGCGCCACGGCCAAACTTTATGAAACTGGCGTGGAattcaacgtgttaattatattttcgttATCGTGTATGAACCACAGTTGAATAATTTAcacgtttaatatttcaagtaaaaattatatacggctaaaaaatttaatattaacgaTGGTACTTTAGAAATATTCGAGACGAAGATGGAAAAATTATAAGATAGAACGGACGGGGAAGTAACGAAACGCGCAATGTGAAAAATGATACGAACAGCGTGAACGACCTTTTCATAGCCTGAGCAAGTCAAGAAACTTTCATTACGATTAAACGTTCATGGGACATAAGTAACTCGTGACTGGAAGATTATTTTTTGCTTCATGAATGATTAAAACGGGTAATTGCTATAGCATTCTTTATTACAAAAAAGTAGGATAAAATTCCATATATTCATCTGATAGGTTTAATCATAAACAATGATTTAactgttattatttaatttcataccTCGGTAAAATTTATGATTGACAACTGGATGGTATTTATGAAAGGCAATGTGTAGTAATATCTTCTTAaatgtatatgaaatatttagaatGACAAAAATAAGACAAGGAATGAATTAAGCTTTCTGTGTAATTTCATCTTTAAGTACCTAGCTGCTGTCAAGAATCTTAAAAAAGTATTCCACCTGTATACAATCATAatgaatatacatacatacataaattatatatttaatacgtaaatataaaaatacttatgAAAATTGATTTTACCTCTAATATTCCATCTTCCGGTAAGTCAGAACAATGTACAGCATTTTGTACTTTTGTTTTTCCGTACTTTGCTCGAAGAGTATCTGGTCTCACTTGCCGTGCAATATCCTATTATACaataatacgtatatgtatatagtatcacatagaaagtaaaataaagaaaaaaatgataaaaattcttattatctatatatatttactggATCCATAGGTCCGcacaattttctaaattctcCTTGGACATcatgtttttcttctttatgtTTTATTTCCATAACAATACATGGTCCTGACTGTAGTTCTCCTACCATGGCCTGAAAACAAGATTATTGACACTTCTTAAAAAACACATTACTGTAGTATCGGGGAAAAACCCTGGGGAAAATCGCAATGAACTACAAGTAGAAAAGGAAGTTCTACTACAACTACAACAACTACAAgtattaaattctaattaaatagtTATAGTTCTCGGTTTTCGGTCATAATAAATAGatctatataataaataaagatcacTAATCCGTGATTTCTATATTACTAATCTAAACGTACCGCATAATCGGGAAGGACCCCCTTATAAACTTCTAAAAATTCCTCCGCGTCAAATAGATTGACAAAAAATTGTTGTACAGCAGAGATAGTATAACCAGCTTTTTGCACATCATCGATAATATTTCCTATAACCAGTAAAGTATAAAATAGTActtgttgaaaaaattatttatcgtttaaaaGCACAATTCTCAGTACCAATTAGTTTAGCTTGGACGACATGTGGTTTAATAATACAGCAAgtacaattttctaatgttGCTGTATTCACTGGTCCCTTTTTACCACTTTTTGGATTAGggaagaaaaattgtaattcctggaaagaaacataaaagaaataaatccaAGTATTTGCATCACCTTATTATAAACATTAAAGAATAACAAACTTTTTCTGCTGTTTCCTCATTGTCAGAACCATATACCGCATTGACAATATTATCTTTACCATAACATGCTCTGAGGGAAGATGGGGCTTTTGCAACAGCTTCCCTGGGATCTTCCGGTCCCATCACTTCTTGCCAACGTGTAATTGCATGATCACCTAATAGTTCTAAAGCTACAATAGGACCAGAAGTGAGATAATTCACTATATACCTAATAAAAGATacaagaaataatatttgtatatcaaatttaaaaatgtatttagcATCAGAACATATCGTACGCTATATTGGGCTCCTCTTTATCTCGATATAAGTCTGTTGCCTCTTCTTGCGATAATCTGACCATTTTAATATTGGCAATATGAAATTGAGAGGcaattatatgttttaatatttctcctaACTTATCAACAACAGTAGGTTTCACCATTGCAAATGTTCTAAAACAAAGAGAAACtcataacaaattttaataagtatCAGTGAAAGTACTGACAGAAATAACGGTGTACTTTTGCATTTTTGTTTGCAATTTTATTCGTGTGGTACAATCCGCATAATCTGTTATCCTTATACTCCTTGAAAATATTGTTACAGTGGCACCTACATAAAAATCTTTTGCCTGAATTCCTTCGCATTTTGTCCTTCTTAGAAATGTTTTCCTGTTTTTTATATCaaactgaatattttaaaaaatacataattaaaattatatttttaaaattattacgaaTTTAAAGTTTATAACAAACATACCAATTCAACCGTATTATCGAATGgataataatatagataaaaCTTCTTTAAAACACAGGCTATTTTGTCGTACCATTCAGcttcgaaaatatatttttcattatggTCCACCGACATTGTTTcagttaaatttattttactaataAAACCTACAGGTCGAACTTTCAAATTATGTGAGGTTATGTTCCAAATGCATCACCAGCTTTATGCCAAAATTATTTGTACAGTTATGAtacatttgtataattataCATTACTATAGAAACTATgattatttatacttttaacACGTTTCCATAACAACATGATAATAATCACTTATCAGCTGATTAATTTGTATTCATATTTACACGTctattgtatgtatgtatagtatGTATACGATTTGTCGATGCATACGATCATTGATTAACTCTTCTGTGATATAGAATAcgaattgtataaatatttcagaCGTCTAAAATAGGAGTATGTACATAGTGACAGAGAAGGAATTTCGTCTCTGacagtatataatattccgGTATACTCGCTGTTGTCCGACTTTAATCATTGACTAACTTGACAGCTGTCGATATAGCAGTTTTCGTAAAcgtatgaattttataaatttctgaatttttaaatttccgaaTTTATTCACtacatatatattacttattgttccaaaaagtaaaaatcaaaatttcgctaaatttactattttcataaaaaacaaCTATCAACTAGTTTAATTTAAAAGCAGTGCATATCGAATTGGTCTATGAGAAATATGTATTACGCGTCCGTCtctgttatatttttatcaaatgcaTATAAATTCACCGAAACTACTAACCTAATTCCCTAAACCTTTATTAAGATATTTCTCCAAGAATATTTTTGATGGCGTATTAGCAATTAGTCACGAAATTTCTGCACGAGACCAGGACGGAATCGATCAAACTTATCTTGGTAACGTACAGTATCGCGATTCAGCTTTATTTCTGTAATTATAGGACAGAGGCAGTTGGACCCGCGTAACCAACAGACGCGGGCCACTGCATTGACAGCCGCGGGTAAAAAACTAGCCTCTACGATTCTGTATGTAATTTGCGCGCCAGTGAAGTCACGTcgattacattttataattaaatccaGGGCCTCTCGTTTTCGTGGGCCGGCGGCAATCTAGCTGCTGTCTGAAACACTGAACGTGGCCGTAATTGGAATGTCCACATGAAGCTGCTAAAGTTTTTGCTTCGTTATTTTCCGCCAGGTATGCCAACCGAGCGCCAGTTTCCACGAAATTAACGCGCGCCTGTACCTCCGACACCTCTAAAacgatattttctcttttctgttgTTTTACAGGTCTCGCTTTGGAGTACACACAGGGCGGAGATGTCAAGACAAAAATGATCGATCTTCTGGATCTGTCTGCCGAgtaattaaatcttttaatattttttgttagcGTGTGCAAAGTTTCTAGAAATGAGCTTTCTTAGAAGTAATTTAACTGTTGCGATTCGCTAGAAAATCCTTCATCCTTTTATCTGCAGTTATTTTTACAAAGCAatctgaaaataaagaaaaaggcgAGCACTGAGTTTCGTTTCAAAGCTCTGTTATTACTCCAATCATTTACAATCCATCACAAAATAATCCGAAGAGCGAGCAAACACCTTAACGCTAAATATTGTTTTTAACTTCTTTAACTACATTCGCAAAATTGTCCGAAGGAAGTAGAAGCTTAGCAATTTGGAGCGCGGTGAAACTTACAGTGTTCTAAAGAAAGAACAGACGTACAGTCGCGCGTCATAATTAAGCTCGTCGGATTATtcaaaaaggaggaaaaggaaatCGCGTGGGTGTATAATTACTTGGCGGGAAGTAAGCGAGTGTGTACGTGTCGTTTTGCAGAACGGACATAAGAGCATTAGCGGAGAGTATAAAAGCGACCGAGCCCGTAATAACCGAAAGTGTAATGGAGCAGTTAGTGGAGACCCTGCAGAAGCTGCAAGCCAAAGTTTGCGAAACAAACGCCAAGCGCTACTACAAATACAAAACCTTGCAGACCCATCTTCTACCCCTTACGAATGTAGCGTTCGATAAACTAGGTAAAAGGTACTCCCGATTAAGATTGTTCCGTGCATTTCTCCTCTAAATTTCATTTTGCCGTTTATCGACTCTGCCATTCTGGATTTTATTCAAACAAAGATGTTATAGTTCTTTCTGTAAGTTTTTTATTTCTGCTTTATGATAATCGACGTCTACGATAACGTCTACGAGACTGGAAATGGTATCCTTTATAAGATTTTATTACAAAAGCAGCTCGTTTTTCTTGACAGAGAAACATTCGTTCTACTACGTTCATATTACTTATTTCATTGTTCGAACGAGTGGGATAAGCTTCTAAAAGTTTGACTATCTATCTTGGAAGTTTATATTCTCTGAAAAGCTTCCGCAACGAGGATAGCTCTTCTATTATCTGGGATTCTAATAATAAATCGTTAACAAAGTTTCTCGCAAATTACATAGTATACAAAATAGcgtctttctttttattaaatacgtaccatgttaataaaaatcatcACGTTCGGTTCTTTTTCTTACtcggtatatatataaataagtatatatattgataataaCTTTTATATCGTTAAGagtgaaataaattcttttaccAGATGCCTGACAGGCAGCTATGACCGAACGTGTAAAGTTTGGGACATTGACAGTGGAGCGGAGCTTCTTACTCTCGAAGGCCATAAGAATGTGGTCTACACCGTGTCCTTCAACAACCCAATTTCGTACGTCTCGTTGAAGCATTACTCTTAACAATTCATCTGTATCGCCGTCGACCGGAAACGAGGATACGTtctttctcgttctctcttTGCCGATGAAATAATATCCTATCAAATTCGCTTTAGTCGCTTTCAGCGTACATTTTTCTGCACAtacgtataattaatatttggaTCGACTATAAGCAAAATATGCATAAGACGCGTTTTACAGAAAGTGCcaacaattttttcaaataattaaaaattatctacGCGAAAAGAAACGTAACTTTTATCGTGTAAAAGAGAGATCGATATTTAATCTTCTTAAGAAATAAGCCAAGTAAAAAAGTTAAGCATCGTTCAtagaataaataatgaaaagaaaGGAACAGGAAAATACGGATatgacaaataaaattatagtgtTAATTACAACTAATTACCTTTATTATCCACGACGTAATATTTGTTCCTTAGAGACAAAATCGTAACCGGATCCTTTGACAAGACAGCTAGGATTTGGTGTTCTCGAACAGGCCACTGTTTCCTAACTATGTGGGGACATAACGCTGGAATAACTGTCGCGAAATTCTCACCCAGTTACAATAAAATCGGGACGGCTTCCCTAGACACGACGTCAAAGATATTTGAGTTAACAACAGGTATATTTAAAACCataagttaaaaaataaaataaaaattcattcatattgatattaaatatgCCTACCTATTCTAAATAATTGTAACGTTCAAATCTTAGAATAACAACATAGTCGAACGTggatacaaattaataataaattagaattgGTATTCTGAAATATTTGACATTTGTACGTAGAAGGAACATTTATTTAATAGGCGAGGAATTAGGAACGTTGAGGGGTCACACGGCAGAAATAATCGCTTTACATTTCAACAACGATGGGGCTCAAATGATAACAGGTTCTTTCGACGGTACTGTTAATATTTGGGATACGAGAACGTTCAGGTGAGCGCTGATTCTCCATTTCTCTTGTAAGAGTCCAATTCcttgttcataaaaatttgtatttatgtagaaatatcgccgatatattaataatactgGGTAATGTACGAAAACGACAAAGAAAGCAACAGATTTAAgttaatctctctctctctcttcctcaatattttctatttcctaTTGTCTCTTCTATACATATAATTCCATATTTACTGTTGCTTCAGTCGCACAAGCGTTTTAATCGGTCATCGATCGGAATTATCAAATTGCGTCTATAACTTTGACTACTCGTTAATCGCCTCGTCGTCCATGGACAAAACGGCCAAAGTTTGGGACACGAGGATGAATTCCTGCTTGGCCACTCTGCGAGGCCACGACGACGAGGTCCTGGACTTGACCTTCGACAACAACGGGAAAAAGTTGGCGACCGCGAGCAGCGACACCACTGCTCGAGTTTGGGATGTGAGCACCAATTTTCAGCAGTTAGCCTCGATGAGAGGCCACCGAGAAGAAGTCTCGAAAGGTGATTATCTTACAATGAcagacaaaaatataataaattctacTATTCACGAGTATTTTGTGCTATCACGAgtataaaatctattttattatttatttataaatttattatttattcataaatgtCTCGATAACCAAGGGCTAACGAAAGTTGAACGTAGACGTGAACATTATGCGaagatattttttgtttttcgattctatatattttctgtCTTGAAACGTGTATCGTCTGTTGCGATGTAATATTTCTCTTGAATTACAAACTTTTCGTTTACAAAACTCAATTTTTGGCACAAATACTCTGATAACTCTTATCTAATTTGTATcgtatttttcatttcctttgaTCAACGACAAAATTTGCTGGAAATTAAAGGGAAAATTGCTTTAGTCTGCTTCAGTCCAAATAGTCAGCATCTGCTGACGTCATCGTTGGATGAGACGTCAAAATTATGGTCTTTGGAGAGTGGATGCTGTATACAAACGCTAGATGGTCACACAGACGATGTCTTCAGTTGCGCCTTTTCCTATAACGGCGATACTATTATCACGGCAAGCAAAGATAATACTTGCATGATTTGGAGATGACTCGATTGGTTCCAGGTGTGTCCTTAGCTTATAATTGTTATGTTGTTCATCGTTTATGTTGTATACTTTTATGCAATTTAAACGTTATTTACTTTGATTTTGTAAACCAGAGTTGAATATCTTTAAATCTGTTTATTCCTTTTAAGCGTACTTTTGTCTAAGGCGACcgtattttctttaaatttactaAATTATACATGTCATTAGAGTTTTCTGGAAAGTtcattataattcaaatatttaagatCTGAGAATTGCAAGTTTTATAGAATAAATTACATAGATGGAATTGTAACTTCCACAAAtgtcttttaatttttatacatcTTGGCGTTGAAGCAAAAATAGTCGGGAATActaagcataaaattttaagtgAAAGTTCTTTATTGCAAATTATTATGAGAATCATTCAGTAGACATAAAGTAGATCATtcattaatttctattataaaattaatgtattttagttttaaaataaaattttccgaTTTACGGgattttcaattatataaacTAACTGAAGTAAGAAATCTCTAAATTCAATTAGTAGAAGGTTAATGACAGTTATTCGGTACGAAAATGTATTCGATGGTTCAAGAAAATTATCTTCTCCTCTCTCGGAACACGATAACTGTCATATGAAAATTACCAAGTTTCGATCAATTTCAGAAAACAATTGTGATTAATTCGCTTGGTAACTTTACTGGGATGGTGCATAAAGACGTTCGCGTGAATAATTGAGCGGTATGAAGCGTAGTATATATAACGAAAGCTTAAACGATCGATTTAATGATCGTACTAATTCAGGTACATCATCGTTCAATGTATGATCTAGTCTTTTCACTTATTAGCACAGTTACATAAGTACCATCAATCGGTACTGATTAGTTTTACATATTTCCGTTTGagctaattaatatttcactgtTTCTGACCTAACAAGAGATAAATGTTTCAATTAAAAGatgttaaatatataaacaCGCATCTAAATTGAAACATAGAAATACGCACACAAGATGTTCTATCTGTGTAATGCGATAGCTTGAAATACCTTATACTTATTGTTGATGACAgaaaaagtgttaaaaaaaaaaacaatattcaAAACAAACCTTCTTTACCTTGCGTATACTTTGTTGTAAACGaacaaagtataatatttaagatTCTTCGCCAGTACTCTTTTAAGTGGAATCAAACGTAAATTGAATGTCATGAGATTAGTAAgagaacatttatttaaaaggaaagaaaaaattaatcaatatGATTAATTTATCAA
The Bombus terrestris chromosome 10, iyBomTerr1.2, whole genome shotgun sequence genome window above contains:
- the LOC100648601 gene encoding dynein assembly factor with WDR repeat domains 1 encodes the protein MKLLKFLLRYFPPGLALEYTQGGDVKTKMIDLLDLSAETDIRALAESIKATEPVITESVMEQLVETLQKLQAKVCETNAKRYYKYKTLQTHLLPLTNVAFDKLGKRCLTGSYDRTCKVWDIDSGAELLTLEGHKNVVYTVSFNNPISDKIVTGSFDKTARIWCSRTGHCFLTMWGHNAGITVAKFSPSYNKIGTASLDTTSKIFELTTGEELGTLRGHTAEIIALHFNNDGAQMITGSFDGTVNIWDTRTFSRTSVLIGHRSELSNCVYNFDYSLIASSSMDKTAKVWDTRMNSCLATLRGHDDEVLDLTFDNNGKKLATASSDTTARVWDVSTNFQQLASMRGHREEVSKVCFSPNSQHLLTSSLDETSKLWSLESGCCIQTLDGHTDDVFSCAFSYNGDTIITASKDNTCMIWR
- the LOC100648716 gene encoding nucleoside diphosphate kinase 7 — encoded protein: MSVDHNEKYIFEAEWYDKIACVLKKFYLYYYPFDNTVELFDIKNRKTFLRRTKCEGIQAKDFYVGATVTIFSRSIRITDYADCTTRIKLQTKMQKTFAMVKPTVVDKLGEILKHIIASQFHIANIKMVRLSQEEATDLYRDKEEPNIAYIVNYLTSGPIVALELLGDHAITRWQEVMGPEDPREAVAKAPSSLRACYGKDNIVNAVYGSDNEETAEKELQFFFPNPKSGKKGPVNTATLENCTCCIIKPHVVQAKLIGNIIDDVQKAGYTISAVQQFFVNLFDAEEFLEVYKGVLPDYAAMVGELQSGPCIVMEIKHKEEKHDVQGEFRKLCGPMDPDIARQVRPDTLRAKYGKTKVQNAVHCSDLPEDGILEVEYFFKILDSS